A single region of the Pseudomonas sp. VD-NE ins genome encodes:
- a CDS encoding toxin VasX: MNHPANLAAAAASKTPIGSPGACPLRQTHVQLLPLAYGLVERPHDPSAELALPHALTARPMGIRRLRDGWLYIIDSLGGELYEYRVLDGIVTALLHQGKTVTEDQRAAIEERPALIFSRKSTLYVTFAEVQLTAAKCRQVLESSEEREHFMQAVDLGPVNCLVGGEHLLTVEQTRQWLAEVATGAEPVAETDATRMPAVQVSDAPEHEREPYLWEQPRRFREAHIGEFLGRVRGPYQDDTLFLLVNDDLGVMRDLAEYQDTVVGWVEEWSNSGNNERDYLLASYIESLSQLGSADFDSLAKASDDPRAKAFYAELEQLPEPDRENTRKALLEYLNKGGKVEPASAEATPELSQLREKALDDSLALNRFDDVAPDFTAHGRVTAEADRRFYTREYFAEVAPADFVDRHLSTLVDLGKSQDRRMRDVLDGPFLSGKRGVNDLIDRPAMDDVLNRHRDNLGRWNRLLERITADRTQLLIAGRFHRAAWYFDAQVATQIGQALSTEYACLKDLCRSDTASEEMLGYLEQHPELTRTLFHTLSLRLQAQQAGQYSTLFNAGMAMFNNLPDWLAKLRKIEHPQLPAVDELPEHTRVVAAAVQDTYSPALNLGLNRVLEGFDLSGEKVPELEELFQRLPKALRLRLFDAAKTSGVTFTVASPAEQSALQGAIKEMLREREYLKTLNRERNQLTHNKNRQGHKTARAVELQEEIVRVRAQLTLFEGRLAAALSPIEELPDRSARLYGATPARAGVTVVFPPAQQGELRSLLGNIRLGVSGVSAGSLVKTEGMGLVVVLVQVVNLVGAVREAFSQTRDRRKLTELVAPVVATSAAGFTAAQSLADTAMKARSTALAAGLQSHAIQNVYVQMGKMHVGLGLFTYFSGLLSSMSSLLTHQKNWEQATRSGNRPAQGAAALAELGTSGMLTVNAYGVGNTAHATVKVLTASKAMRTVAWAAAGTRLSTVFFRFNLAGALFTVLELSGSWLYSRYNISAHDKWLKLTPWSRDADMRGDHTLEDYQSYLAFLIHAPYAQLGPNPYDSWLKNLLFKAKPSDIHLVLPRLTLNDLLPPFGGNPTHRLGIGAHRISIPLHSRGTPREQRDIIGDEIVSSLRIVKSTTDGLVLCLQYPVTPDSEFIPAKETLELAVCIQALNEKGEWASRTRIIHLNPRGDGHFAVVDPQLVKEKPPVLLVETQFLERADHAE, from the coding sequence ATGAACCATCCCGCCAACCTCGCTGCTGCCGCGGCGTCCAAAACCCCCATCGGTTCTCCCGGCGCCTGCCCATTGCGGCAAACCCATGTGCAACTGTTGCCCTTGGCTTATGGCCTGGTGGAACGACCTCACGACCCGAGTGCTGAGCTGGCGCTACCGCATGCCCTGACCGCGCGGCCAATGGGCATACGCCGGTTGCGCGATGGCTGGCTGTACATCATCGACAGCCTCGGCGGCGAATTGTACGAATACCGCGTGCTGGACGGGATCGTTACTGCGCTGCTGCACCAAGGTAAAACCGTTACTGAGGATCAGCGCGCGGCCATCGAAGAGCGTCCGGCGTTGATCTTTTCCCGCAAGAGCACGCTGTATGTGACGTTTGCCGAGGTGCAGTTGACGGCTGCCAAGTGCCGGCAGGTGTTGGAGAGCAGCGAGGAGCGTGAGCACTTCATGCAGGCGGTCGATTTGGGGCCGGTCAATTGCCTGGTTGGCGGCGAGCATTTGTTGACCGTCGAGCAGACCCGGCAATGGCTGGCGGAAGTGGCGACTGGCGCTGAACCCGTTGCCGAAACCGATGCGACGCGGATGCCGGCGGTGCAGGTCAGCGACGCGCCGGAGCACGAACGCGAGCCGTATCTGTGGGAACAACCGCGACGCTTTCGCGAGGCGCACATCGGTGAATTTCTCGGTCGGGTGCGCGGGCCTTATCAGGACGACACGCTGTTTCTGCTGGTCAATGATGACTTGGGCGTGATGCGCGATCTGGCCGAGTATCAGGACACAGTCGTTGGCTGGGTCGAAGAGTGGAGCAACAGTGGCAACAATGAACGTGATTACCTGCTGGCCAGTTACATCGAGTCCCTGAGCCAACTCGGCAGTGCAGATTTCGACAGTCTGGCCAAGGCCAGTGACGATCCGCGAGCCAAAGCTTTTTATGCCGAGCTGGAGCAACTGCCCGAACCGGATCGGGAAAATACGCGCAAGGCGTTGCTTGAGTATTTGAACAAGGGCGGCAAGGTTGAGCCCGCTTCTGCGGAGGCAACGCCAGAGCTTTCGCAACTTCGCGAAAAAGCCCTCGACGATTCGCTGGCGCTGAACCGGTTTGACGACGTCGCCCCGGATTTCACCGCGCATGGCCGCGTCACCGCCGAAGCGGATAGACGCTTCTATACACGCGAGTATTTTGCTGAAGTCGCCCCGGCCGATTTCGTCGACCGGCACCTTTCGACACTGGTCGACCTCGGCAAGAGTCAGGACCGGCGCATGCGCGACGTGCTCGACGGCCCGTTCCTCAGTGGCAAACGCGGGGTCAACGACCTGATCGACCGTCCGGCGATGGACGACGTCCTCAACCGTCACCGCGACAACCTCGGCCGCTGGAACCGCTTGCTCGAACGCATCACCGCCGACCGCACGCAGTTGCTGATCGCCGGACGCTTCCATCGCGCGGCGTGGTACTTCGACGCACAAGTCGCGACGCAAATCGGCCAGGCCCTCAGCACCGAATACGCCTGCCTCAAGGACCTGTGCCGCAGCGACACGGCCAGCGAAGAGATGCTCGGTTATCTGGAGCAGCATCCAGAACTGACCCGCACGTTGTTCCACACCTTGTCGCTGCGCCTGCAAGCCCAGCAAGCCGGGCAGTATTCAACGCTGTTCAACGCCGGCATGGCGATGTTCAACAACCTGCCGGACTGGTTGGCCAAACTGCGCAAAATCGAGCATCCGCAGTTGCCGGCCGTCGACGAACTGCCCGAACACACCCGGGTCGTCGCGGCTGCCGTGCAGGACACCTACAGCCCGGCTCTGAATCTCGGTCTGAACCGCGTACTGGAAGGTTTCGACCTGTCGGGAGAAAAAGTCCCCGAGCTGGAAGAACTGTTCCAGCGACTGCCCAAAGCCTTGCGCCTGCGCCTCTTCGACGCGGCAAAAACCAGCGGCGTGACCTTCACCGTCGCCAGCCCCGCCGAACAATCCGCGCTGCAAGGCGCGATCAAGGAAATGCTGCGCGAACGCGAATACCTGAAAACCCTCAACCGCGAACGCAACCAGCTCACCCACAACAAGAATCGTCAGGGCCATAAAACGGCGCGGGCGGTGGAGTTGCAGGAAGAGATTGTGCGGGTGCGAGCGCAATTGACGCTGTTCGAAGGACGGTTGGCGGCGGCGTTGAGCCCTATCGAAGAACTGCCGGATCGCTCGGCCCGGCTGTACGGCGCGACACCGGCTCGCGCAGGGGTGACAGTGGTGTTTCCACCGGCGCAGCAGGGGGAGTTGAGGAGTTTGTTGGGGAATATTCGGTTGGGAGTGAGTGGGGTGTCGGCGGGGAGTTTGGTGAAGACAGAGGGGATGGGGTTGGTGGTGGTTTTGGTGCAGGTCGTGAATTTGGTGGGGGCCGTGCGTGAAGCTTTTAGCCAGACACGGGATCGACGTAAGTTGACGGAGTTGGTCGCACCAGTCGTGGCCACGAGCGCTGCAGGATTCACTGCTGCGCAAAGCCTCGCAGATACTGCTATGAAAGCTCGTAGCACCGCTCTGGCCGCAGGGCTTCAAAGCCATGCTATTCAGAACGTTTATGTACAAATGGGGAAAATGCATGTGGGATTGGGCCTCTTCACATATTTCTCAGGCTTGCTTTCTTCAATGAGCAGTCTTCTCACCCATCAAAAAAACTGGGAACAGGCGACACGAAGCGGAAATCGTCCGGCACAAGGAGCTGCTGCCCTAGCCGAATTAGGGACTAGTGGAATGCTGACGGTAAATGCATATGGGGTCGGTAATACTGCCCACGCGACAGTAAAGGTATTAACCGCATCCAAAGCGATGCGAACGGTCGCTTGGGCAGCAGCAGGCACACGATTGTCAACTGTATTCTTTCGCTTCAATCTGGCCGGAGCGCTTTTTACTGTGCTTGAATTGAGCGGCTCATGGCTTTACAGCCGCTATAACATCAGTGCTCATGATAAATGGCTGAAGCTCACGCCTTGGAGTCGGGATGCCGATATGCGTGGTGACCATACACTGGAGGACTACCAAAGTTATCTGGCCTTTTTGATTCACGCGCCTTACGCCCAACTTGGGCCAAATCCATACGATTCTTGGCTGAAAAACCTGCTGTTTAAAGCCAAGCCCAGCGACATACATCTTGTACTACCAAGATTGACGCTGAATGATCTGTTACCTCCCTTCGGCGGTAACCCGACGCATCGTTTAGGTATCGGCGCGCACCGCATTTCTATTCCGTTGCACAGCCGAGGAACTCCGCGAGAACAGCGGGATATTATTGGCGACGAAATTGTCAGTAGCCTGCGCATAGTCAAGTCCACTACTGACGGGCTGGTGCTCTGTCTTCAATACCCGGTAACCCCTGATTCTGAATTCATTCCGGCAAAGGAAACGCTGGAACTGGCGGTTTGCATCCAGGCATTGAATGAAAAAGGTGAGTGGGCATCGCGCACTCGTATCATTCATTTGAATCCTCGCGGAGACGGACATTTTGCGGTAGTTGATCCGCAACTGGTAAAGGAAAAACCTCCAGTTCTGCTGGTCGAAACTCAGTTTCTTGAGCGAGCGGATCATGCTGAATGA
- a CDS encoding DUF4123 domain-containing protein yields the protein MSVLTSFPEGLPWGEQQAFVLLDGATISDLPQRLKQISPTASRLALYDQPPFSTLRDVSPLLVAIEQPDDPLAQFYLHSAQEEWGVLLFSAAPLHCVAEHLRKLITVELPTCPTVLLRLADAAVAQALFASADQSLFGPLTCVVTADVVNDLWRLQRPRQVECPALAVPYRLSPEQDVALDQVDRRRTLLELDAHLLRYFSERHSGESLAQRWGVLDQLETQASALGLGGPSALFYYANVVFWLGSSEFEQHPQIHHLLHTPSLQSPGERVALAAALAHQWAAERGRS from the coding sequence ATGAGCGTGTTGACTTCTTTTCCAGAGGGTTTGCCTTGGGGCGAGCAGCAGGCCTTTGTACTGCTGGACGGCGCGACGATCAGCGATCTGCCGCAGCGCCTGAAACAGATCAGTCCGACGGCCAGCAGGCTTGCCCTCTACGACCAACCACCGTTCTCAACATTGCGCGATGTCTCGCCATTGTTGGTGGCGATCGAGCAACCCGACGATCCGTTGGCGCAGTTCTATCTGCATAGCGCGCAGGAGGAGTGGGGCGTGTTGTTGTTCAGTGCCGCGCCCCTGCACTGCGTCGCCGAACACCTGCGCAAACTGATCACGGTCGAGTTGCCGACCTGCCCGACAGTGCTGTTGCGTCTGGCGGATGCGGCAGTGGCGCAGGCGTTGTTTGCCAGTGCCGATCAGTCTTTGTTCGGGCCTTTGACCTGTGTAGTGACAGCCGACGTCGTCAATGACCTTTGGCGCCTTCAGCGGCCCCGGCAGGTGGAGTGTCCAGCGCTCGCCGTGCCTTACCGCTTGAGTCCTGAGCAGGACGTTGCGCTGGATCAGGTTGACCGACGCCGAACGCTGCTTGAGCTCGATGCGCATTTGCTCCGCTACTTCTCCGAGCGCCATAGCGGCGAGAGTCTGGCACAACGCTGGGGCGTACTTGATCAGTTGGAAACTCAAGCGTCTGCCCTTGGCCTCGGCGGTCCCTCTGCGTTGTTTTATTACGCCAACGTCGTGTTCTGGCTCGGCAGCAGCGAGTTCGAACAGCATCCGCAAATCCATCACTTACTCCACACGCCCTCGCTGCAATCACCCGGCGAGCGCGTCGCGCTGGCTGCGGCCCTGGCGCATCAGTGGGCAGCTGAACGAGGTCGATCATGA